In Phycisphaerae bacterium, the genomic stretch TCACTCGAGGAGGCCCCTCAGACCGCCAAGGTCGTCGCCGATGCCGGCCTCTGCCTGCCGATGCTTGTTTCGCCCGTCTCACCTCGCTGGCGACGTGAAAAAATCGCCGCAACCTGCACCGGCTTCGTCTACTACATGTCCGTGACCGGAATCACCGGCGAGCGAAAGGAACTCCCGCCGGACCTCGTCGATAACGTCCGAGAGATTCGCCGGGCCTCAGGCCGCCCCGTTGTCGTCGGTTTTGGCATCAGTTCCGCCGAGCATGTGCGATTGGTCTGTTCGGCCGCCGACGGCGCAATCATTGGCAGCGCGCTGGTCCGCAAGATCATGCAAGCAGCAAACGGCGGCGCCAACAAAGACGCCGTCGTCGCCGCCGCTGCCGACGCCGTCCGCGAATGGATGACCGGCTTGCCGTAAACCCCCGAACCGATCGCCGCATGCCAGACACTTATTGTCTCCGCCCGACGCTCGATCGCCGCGAGATTCGCGTCGGCGTGGGACTTCAGAATGACGCCACAGAGTGCGTATTCAAGATACTGTATACTGTAGCCAAGTCTCAATCGATTCGGCCTGATTCCACGCGGCCCCTGGCTCATCTCGTCGCCCGCCATGAACC encodes the following:
- the trpA gene encoding tryptophan synthase subunit alpha encodes the protein MTNRIERAFEDLSAKGKKGLLPFITAGLPDLDTTQRILESLTSLGVTAVEIGFPYSDPIADGPTIQESFTRVLQRGIRVRDILAMVARFRQKSQLPLLAMLSYSIVHRIGLDTFVCQAAQAGIDGLILPDLSLEEAPQTAKVVADAGLCLPMLVSPVSPRWRREKIAATCTGFVYYMSVTGITGERKELPPDLVDNVREIRRASGRPVVVGFGISSAEHVRLVCSAADGAIIGSALVRKIMQAANGGANKDAVVAAAADAVREWMTGLP